TCAATAATGTGTTATGTTTCCCAGGTATTTTCCGCGGTGTGCTGGATTGCCGGGCTTCACGCATCACACAGGAGATGAAGCTGGCTGCGGCCAAGGCGATTGCTTCCGTGGTGAGTGAAGACGAACTCAATGAATATTATATTATTCCAAGCGTGTTCAATCACTCGGTGGTTGAGAAAGTGCGCGAAGCCGTTATGGAAGCAGCGTATGAGTCTGGTGTAGCTCGCCGGCGCAACCAGCGTGACTTGCAAGACGCTAATCACGAGTAAGCCCAAATGCACAAAAACCTTGTACAAGCAGCTGATATTCCTATCAGATGGCTTGACAAGGTTTTTTTGGGTTTTAGGCTTGTTCTTCTGTCCATTCTTTGAGTTTGCGGTCAGAGGGCAGGAGAAAGGTCAGGATACCGAAAAGCGGCAGGAATGCACACAGTTCCATCACTCGCGTCGTGCCAATGGTATCGCAAAGATTTCCAAGAACGACACTTCCGATGCCCCCGAGTCCAAAAGCTAAACCGGTGATCAAGCCGGATACGGTCCCAACTTTCCCAGGAAACAGCATTTGCGCATAAACAACGGTGACCGAGAAACTGGAAAGTAAGATTATACCTGTAATGACGAGCAGCACATAAGCCCAAGTGATCGAGACATGCGGTAAAAGCAGGGCAAATGGCGCGGAACCTAACATGGAAAAGAAGATGACATTCCGCTTGCCGAAACGGTCAGCAATCGGACCGCCAAAAAACGTGCCCACGGCTCCAGCCGCTAGGAACAAGAAAATGAAGTCCTGCGCTCGGTCTATCGTAATGCCATACGAGTCTTGCAGGAAAAAAGCAAAGTATCCACTCATGGCTGCTCCGTACCAAGATCGGATAAATACCAGGAAGATCAGCAGGCAGATAGCGAATGTTACACGCTTGCGTTGCTCGGGATTGACGGTTCTTTTCACAATCGCTTTGGCTTTAACCGGTGTTGAAACGAGTACGGCTTTGTACCAGCGAGCTATGTATAGCTGCACGGCAATAGCGACTGCCGCTACGCCAGTGAACCAAATAGAGCCAAACAGTCCAAGCGGTATGAAGATCCATTTGGTCATAATCGGTGCCAGCGATTGACCGGCATTCCCGCCCACCTGGAAGATCGATTGGGCCAGACCTTTGCGTGCGCCAGCCGCCATATGGGAAACTCGCGAGCCTTCAGGATGGAAAGCAGCGGAACCTAGACCTACAAAGCAAACAGACAGCAACACAACCCAATAGGAATGAGCGAAAGCGAGCAAGAGCATCCCGATTAAGGTAGATGTCATGCCGATCGGCAGCATATATGGCGATGGCTTGCGGTCGGTGTACAACCCGACAACCGGCTGCATGATGGAAGCCGTGAAGTTAATCGCGAACTGCACCCAACCCACTTGCGTATAGCTTAATCCCATTTCACTTTTCAGGATGGGGAAGATTGCAGGAATAACGGATTGAATGGAATCATTCAGTAGATGAACAAGCCCGATAGCAAATAAAATACGATAAACAGTAGGTTTGATGTCTCCTGCACCCTGCAAGCTCGTGGAGCTGGGATCCGGAGATGATGTCGTAACAGCAGCCATGATTCTCTCCTCTCGATGTCACTGTTCCCTGTTTTATTTGTTGTCTAGGAAACGGCCGAGGTCTTCTCCCATTTTGACTTTGGAGCCAAGCTGCAGGTCTGAACGAGGTTCAAACATATCATCTTCAAAGAGCAGGACGACCGTTGAGCCGAATTCAAAATAGGCCAGTTCTTGGCCGCGCTCCAGCTTTTTGGGAAGAGGCTTCACATATTGGATGGAACTGACATTCAAAGCGCCGACTTTGACAACGGCGACTTCACCCGCTTCATGTTGAATAAAGGTAATAAGCCGTTCGTTGCGGCTGAGTACCCTTTTCATATGACGCAGGCCGAACTCATTGACCGGATACACCTTGCCGAGCACGTGCTCTTTCTCAAGAATATCGCCTGTAACGGGAGAGTGAATGCGGTGATAGTCAGTAGGACTAAGGTACAAGACGAAATAGAAACCGTTTTTGTAGTTGACGGTGCGCGGTGAACGATTCAGCAGCTCTTCGATCGTGTAATCTTGGCCTTTGACATTCACAATCTGCCCTTCTTTGATATCGCCAATCCCTGTGATCATCGCGTCAACGGGACTTACCACACGGGTTGGATCCTCGTGAATGGGACGTAGACCGGGTTTCAATCTGCGTGTGAAAAAGTCATTCAAGGACTTATAATCCTTCACATGTTTTTCAGCATCTTGGATCGATATGCCATAGGTTTGGGCAAAGCGAGTAATAAATATCCGGCTTGCTTTGGATCTGGCAAATGCGCCTGTCAATTGGGACACCCATTTGCGCGAGGATAGCTCCGTAAGCAATCGAAAAAACGGTTTAGACATAGATCAATTACTCCTGTTCGATTCGTGGTTAGAGATCTGCAGATCGTGATCCAAGATCCCTATATAGTGTTCTTCGCTAATCTTGCCACAGATAGGTAAAAGAATCAATTGTCGAATAGCCAAGTTAGGGGGAGTTACAGGTATGAAAAAACAGCCTTGCGGCTGTTTTTATCAGAAATAAGCTAGTTGAGTTTATAATCCCCACAGGTTTGGCAGGCAGCCAGATTAACCGAGATGGGAGTGGAAGAACCGGCAAACTTGGTACATTGGACAGGGGTTCGTGAGGAATGATCAGAAATACTCGCACAGGACGCGCACCTTGCTATCAGCTCAAAAGCGATTTCCAGGGATAGCGAATGCTGAAAGTCGACATTCTTTTTCATTAAACGGACCTCTCTTCCTTGTTATGGATATGAGCCGGATCCTAGTAGAAAAGGGAAATGTAAACGCTTCATTTATATCAATAATGATAGCACAACCCTTTGTGTTATGTCATTAGTATTTCCAACGTGGAAACCGTCAATGATGGTAGTGAGGTGAAATGAAAATGTCTTTTGTAATCACACTGTTTATCATTTTGATCCCGTTATGCATGCTGATGATGTCCTGGCTGTTCGCTGCGCTTCGTGTCGTGTTTCATGCACTGGCTGCTTGCTGCGCGTATGTATTTGGCATTATTTCCGCACTGGCTGTCTACGAGATTCTTAGAGATGAAACGGTATTTATGACGAATATTCATCGTGTGTTTGAAAATAAGTATTTCCTGGTTACAGGAAGCTACTTAGGCAGCTACGGGATTTATATCCTATTGAAATGGACGCTCCAGGAGATGCGGGCTGAACAGTAATTCATGCAACTAATTAAGGCAGGCTTGCGTCATATTTGTATGGTTGAAATGGAAGGTAGGCGAACAACACATGAAACGAAATCAGCAGAATTTGTTCAGGAGCCTGATTGGTCTAACTTCGCTTGCTCTGGTTGTGTCAGGCTGCTCGTCTCATCGAGGAGAGCCGCCGTCTGCGGCTTCCCCCATAGCGACATCCAGTTCCGCTCCTTCTGCTGCGGTATCGGCAGCACCAGCAGCGACAGCGAAGGCTACCCAGACACCGGCGCCTGCTTCTGCAAGCGTGCTCCAGTCGATGTCCGTGGAAGAGAAGATCGGGCAGATGATTATTGCCGGGATCGACGGGTACACGGTGGATTCAGCAGCTCGTGAATTGCTGGCCGAGCAGCATGTTGGCGGCATTATTTTATACAAACCGAATGTGCAGAATACGAATCAATTGGTTCAGTTAACGAATAGTTTGAAAAAGACTAATGCGAGTAATAAGCTTCCACTATGGATTGGAGTCGATGAAGAAGGCGGCAGGGTGACCAGGTTGCCGGATGAACTGATCAAGACGCCGACAAGCAAAGAAATTGGCAGCAAAGGCAGCACAAAATTTGCTTATAATATCGGTCATTTGCTAGGGAAAGAATTGAATGCCTATGGGCTTAATATGGATTTCGCTCCGGATCTAGATGTGAACAGCAATCCTAACAATCCGGTGATTGGGGACCGCTCTTTTGGGTCGAACGCATCGATTGTGAGCAGTCAGGGAATTCAGGTGATGAGCGGCTTGCAGAGTCAGCAGGTCGTTTCGGTAGTCAAGCATTTTCCCGGACATGGGGATACCTCGGTGGATTCGCATATTGGCTTGCCGATCGTGCAAAATGATCTCGCCCGTCTGCGCAAGCTTGAACTTGTGCCCTTCGCCGAAGCGATAAAGCATCAGGCTGATGCTGTGATGGTAGCGCATATTTTGCTGCCTAAGGTGGACCCTGACAATCCCGCATCGATGTCCAAGACGATCATGACGGATATGCTGCGGAAGGAAATGGGCTTCCAAGGTCTAATTATGACGGATGATATGACGATGGGGGCGATTACGACCAATTATGGTTTAGGTGAAGCGGCTGTGAAGTCTGTGCTGGCCGGAGCGAATATTGTAATGGTCGGACATGAGCCTGCCAATGTCATGAAAGTCATCAACGCGCTGCGAGAAGCGGTTCGATCCGGACGAATACCTGTGGACATGATTGATCAAAGTGTGAATCAGGTGATGAAGCTGAAACAGAAGTACCATCTCCAAGATGCCGCCGTGAAAGTGCCTGATGTTAAAAAATTAAATGCCGAGGTACAGGACGTACTCGGTATCGCCAAAAGCAAATAACACCGTGTGATTGTGCCGAATGGCGCAGTGCACGGTGTTTTTTTGAACATTATATGTTTTTGGGCTGGGGTGAGTGAAGCTTGCCTAGAAGTTAAATGTTGGAGATTGACGCTAGTCTCCAGGCTTGGGTTGTAGGCCAAACCAGCACGATGGAGTGGTTCGATGCGACGCGAAGAGATGCGAAGAGATGCGAGGAGATGCGAAGAGAGGCGAAGGGACGAGAAGAGATGCGAATAAGAACAAGATAGCTGCGAACGTACTTGCTGGTTTGGAGGTGTAAACAAGCTTTTTGGCAGAATGAGATCCGCTAGCTTGCCAACGCGCGGAGATAAGGGAACGTCAAGCCGCGATACTAGCAAAATGTGTCAGGATAGCGAGTTCGAGGGAACTATAGTACGTTATAATTCTGAAAACAGCCATATTCCACGCCAGAGGGAACTACGATCCGCTAATTCACCTTTTCCCTGGTTGGAATCAGCAGTTTCCGCTGAAATAGCGGATCTCAGTTCCCTTTCATGCTGCGTTTACCCCAATTTCCGCCAGTTAGCGGATCATAGTTCCTTTTCACACGAGGCTCTCTGTCATTGCAAAGCCCAAAGGGAACTACGATCCGCTAGATTGTTGAAAACCGCTATGAAGATGCTCATCTCTCAGAGTGGCAAAGCCGCTTTTCTTATGGGACGAGCTTATATGCGTATCCCCAAAATCGTGGGAACATTTGCGTGGTTGGAACGTGGTTGGAACGTGGTTGGATCATGGTTGGAACGTGGACAGAACGTGGACTGAAGGTGGTCTGAACGAAAATAGGACAGTTGAAAGTGCTTATTTGTTGGAATGGCTCCTGTGAGGAAGACATAAGCAAGGTTGGTGTGCTTAGTGTTCGTTAATTCGCTCGGCAAGTGGGAAAATACAGCAAATAAGCAAGTTCTGTGATCTTATTTCACGAAAAATGGCGAATCTAGCGGGAATAAGCACTTCTAGCTTGCCTATCAGTCACTAGCTATCCCCAATCAAGCACAGAACCAGCATCAAGCCCACTGAGCCCCAACCGAGCCCCCGCCGAACCGACTGAGCCCCAACCGCCCCTTCGCCGAACCGATTAAGCCCATTGAGCCCCAACCGAGCCTCCAATAAGGTACCAAACTAGCTAGATTGTCACAAGGCCGGCGTGCCGCCATCCAGTAAAAATTTGGCGTAGGCGATCGGATTGTAGTAGGTTGCTTTCCATATGTCCTGCATGTTGGCTTCCAAAAAGCTGTAACGTTGGTCCTTGCCGTTACATTCAATGAAGAGTGGAAAGCCATCCTTCGTTATGCCAACATCGAGTCCTACATCAGCCAAATAGGGGAGTTCCGTGCTCAAATGATTGGCAACCAGCAGCGAGAAGTCGGTAATTTGACTCAATACGTGCTCAAGATTCAGCTGCGGGTACTCCGTAGTTAAAATGTCGGGCAAGGTACGGACTTCTCCGCCTTGTGCCACATTAGTCAGAAAGAGCTTGCGCGATGCTACTTTTGCAACGATACCTGTTATTCCCCACTCGCCCGTTGCGCCGCGCTGCGCCGAAATTCGTAAATCGAAAGGCCGACCCTCAAAGGTGGCGAGCGGCAGGCGCTGCTGAATCATGTAGGTGCGGCTTTGAATTTTATGACGCAGCGTCAAAGGGAAGTACTGCCGAAAGCGCACCGTGCGATAGATTTTGTTGCTGAGCTTCATGCTTGCGGGATAGATGAGCTGCCAACTGCGCGCCAAACGATCCATCTTCATTACACCCCGGCCAATGCTCGAATTGGTGGGTTTAATAATGAGCGAATCGTAGGCGGACATCATGATCCTCATGTTTTTCATGGTAGCGGGATAAGTGCCGGGGAGATGGGGGCGTATGCGGTCATTTTTCAACAGGATATCATGTATACGCAGCTTACTGTAGCGATTCCAACGGTTAAACAGGATGATTCCATGCTGGGCCCATGCTTCAAATTTCTGATAAGATGCTTGATCCAGATAAACAGCTCGATTATGAATGACTTTGGGAAGATCCAGCCATTGCTGCTCGAAGTTAAGGCCATCTTTCACGTAAGCATAAACTTTCATGGTCTCGATTTGTACATCTTGTATACGAAAATAACAGGGAGTTACACCATACTGCTTGCCGGCTTCATCATAGAATTGAATAGCTTCATACTGTGTGTTCCCTAGGGGAATGCCTGCATATAAGGAATCGTTGACTAAAATACCCACATAGGGATTCGTCATCAGCTTCCCTCCTTTTCCATCTGGGGCTTGGGTTCAAATTTGGACTTCTTCTCAGCTTATGGAAAAGCATGGCTGCTGGTTTGTACAGATGCTGATAAAGCAGGGGGTTACTGGCACAGATGCCCATAATTTCTCGTATAATCCGCGGATGCTTAGATAACGAGTGAAAGGGAACAGGGGAACTTGTCCAAGTTACTGCGTGGAATTCGTGTTTTGAGAACGGGTCAACTTGACCATTTATCTGGGTTAGCGCACATTTTTGCGGGCTAGCGTACCTATCGGGCGTGGACTGAATATGTTACAAGTGACTAATTCT
Above is a genomic segment from Paenibacillus sp. HWE-109 containing:
- a CDS encoding transposase, coding for MSFVITLFIILIPLCMLMMSWLFAALRVVFHALAACCAYVFGIISALAVYEILRDETVFMTNIHRVFENKYFLVTGSYLGSYGIYILLKWTLQEMRAEQ
- the nagZ gene encoding beta-N-acetylhexosaminidase — translated: MKRNQQNLFRSLIGLTSLALVVSGCSSHRGEPPSAASPIATSSSAPSAAVSAAPAATAKATQTPAPASASVLQSMSVEEKIGQMIIAGIDGYTVDSAARELLAEQHVGGIILYKPNVQNTNQLVQLTNSLKKTNASNKLPLWIGVDEEGGRVTRLPDELIKTPTSKEIGSKGSTKFAYNIGHLLGKELNAYGLNMDFAPDLDVNSNPNNPVIGDRSFGSNASIVSSQGIQVMSGLQSQQVVSVVKHFPGHGDTSVDSHIGLPIVQNDLARLRKLELVPFAEAIKHQADAVMVAHILLPKVDPDNPASMSKTIMTDMLRKEMGFQGLIMTDDMTMGAITTNYGLGEAAVKSVLAGANIVMVGHEPANVMKVINALREAVRSGRIPVDMIDQSVNQVMKLKQKYHLQDAAVKVPDVKKLNAEVQDVLGIAKSK
- the asd gene encoding archaetidylserine decarboxylase (Phosphatidylserine decarboxylase is synthesized as a single chain precursor. Generation of the pyruvoyl active site from a Ser is coupled to cleavage of a Gly-Ser bond between the larger (beta) and smaller (alpha chains). It is an integral membrane protein.) → MSKPFFRLLTELSSRKWVSQLTGAFARSKASRIFITRFAQTYGISIQDAEKHVKDYKSLNDFFTRRLKPGLRPIHEDPTRVVSPVDAMITGIGDIKEGQIVNVKGQDYTIEELLNRSPRTVNYKNGFYFVLYLSPTDYHRIHSPVTGDILEKEHVLGKVYPVNEFGLRHMKRVLSRNERLITFIQHEAGEVAVVKVGALNVSSIQYVKPLPKKLERGQELAYFEFGSTVVLLFEDDMFEPRSDLQLGSKVKMGEDLGRFLDNK
- a CDS encoding YheC/YheD family endospore coat-associated protein: MTNPYVGILVNDSLYAGIPLGNTQYEAIQFYDEAGKQYGVTPCYFRIQDVQIETMKVYAYVKDGLNFEQQWLDLPKVIHNRAVYLDQASYQKFEAWAQHGIILFNRWNRYSKLRIHDILLKNDRIRPHLPGTYPATMKNMRIMMSAYDSLIIKPTNSSIGRGVMKMDRLARSWQLIYPASMKLSNKIYRTVRFRQYFPLTLRHKIQSRTYMIQQRLPLATFEGRPFDLRISAQRGATGEWGITGIVAKVASRKLFLTNVAQGGEVRTLPDILTTEYPQLNLEHVLSQITDFSLLVANHLSTELPYLADVGLDVGITKDGFPLFIECNGKDQRYSFLEANMQDIWKATYYNPIAYAKFLLDGGTPAL
- a CDS encoding MFS transporter, which gives rise to MAAVTTSSPDPSSTSLQGAGDIKPTVYRILFAIGLVHLLNDSIQSVIPAIFPILKSEMGLSYTQVGWVQFAINFTASIMQPVVGLYTDRKPSPYMLPIGMTSTLIGMLLLAFAHSYWVVLLSVCFVGLGSAAFHPEGSRVSHMAAGARKGLAQSIFQVGGNAGQSLAPIMTKWIFIPLGLFGSIWFTGVAAVAIAVQLYIARWYKAVLVSTPVKAKAIVKRTVNPEQRKRVTFAICLLIFLVFIRSWYGAAMSGYFAFFLQDSYGITIDRAQDFIFLFLAAGAVGTFFGGPIADRFGKRNVIFFSMLGSAPFALLLPHVSITWAYVLLVITGIILLSSFSVTVVYAQMLFPGKVGTVSGLITGLAFGLGGIGSVVLGNLCDTIGTTRVMELCAFLPLFGILTFLLPSDRKLKEWTEEQA